The following is a genomic window from Candidatus Poribacteria bacterium.
ACTGACTGCTGACTGCTGATGGCTGACAGCCACTTATGTTTTCTGCGGTTTCTTACGTGCCGCCGGAAATAGGATATTGTTCAAAATTAACCGATACCCCGGCGAGTGTTTGTGCAAATCGAGGTTCGTCGGGATTTTTCCTTCACCCACAAGGTGACGATAATCCTCTGGGTCGTGTCCACCGAGAAACGTCCAAGTGCCTTTCCCTAATTTACCGTGAATATATTTTGCGTAGTTTGTGCCTTCCACCTCTCCGAGAATCGTGACAGAGCCGCGAATCCTATCCATGTTAAACGATGTTGTCTGTCCGAGGTAGCCCGGCACAACGCTCACATGATTTTGTGTGAGCATTGTTGGAATCGGATCGTGCTTTGCTGCGAACTCAAAAAGCTTAAAGTCCTCAACACCGCTCTGTGCATCCCTATCAGGTTTCGGGTTGTCTATATCCGAGAATTCGTATCGGTACGGATTCGTATAGAGTTTAAAATTCTCAAACGCCAAGGTCCGCTGAAAATCAAGGTGCGCCTCCGCATCTGTCTCAATCGGTGTTCCGTCTAATTCAGGTGCAACGATGTCGATGGCTCCGCCGCGTGTTGCCAATGCGATATCCAAGGTTTCAGGGGCAGAACACATTGCAAAGATGAACCCACCGTTGACAATATAGTCCGATATCATCTGTGCCGTCTGTCCCTTGTGCTGTGGGACGCGTCGGAATCCCGCCTCCGTAGCGGCTTGCTCAAACATCAACATCCGTTGTTGATACCAGACCTGCGTCGAAAACGAGGCGTGGAACTTGCCGTGCTGCCCCGTGAAGTCCTCGTGGTGCAGATGTAGCCAATCATAGTCATCTGTCTCTAAAACACCGCTCTGCACCTCTTTATCCCAGATGACATCGTAGGGAATCTGTGCGTAGTCCAGTGCAATTTTAACAGCATCGTCCCATGGATCCCGATAAGGCGATGCCTCTGAGGGTGCGTATACCGCAATCTTCGGAGCCTTTTCCAATAGAATCTCGTCCATATTGCTGCCTTGAAGGACAGATTCCTTGATGCTGCGATACGCGGCATTGTCCATCCGTTCAAAGCTGACTCCCATGAGCGCAGCACGCATTTGGACATCCGGGGAGTCCGGCAGCACAAATGCGCCGCCACGATAGTTCAACCACCAGTAGCAACGGTACTCCCGTGGGACCTCCAATGCCCAGTATGTCAAGCCGTAAGCCTTCAGATGGTTCGTCTGTGCCCCGATGTCCATCGGTATCAGCAGCCATTGCGCGGCGGCGATGTTTGTACCGATAAGGAACAATAGGAGTATCAGGAGTATAGCATGGTGGATCTTAGAATTATTTATACACCTGATATTGGTAAAGTTTTTCCGGATGCCCCAACTTGTTGGGGAGAGCACACTTTTCCCGAACAAGTTCGGGCATCCAGATGTTCGCTTATTTCTATAATTCACTATAATTTTACGCTTTACCATAGTCCGAAACGTATTCATCAGTTTTTCCCTGGTGTGTTTAT
Proteins encoded in this region:
- a CDS encoding asparagine synthetase B; amino-acid sequence: MNTFRTMVKRKIIVNYRNKRTSGCPNLFGKSVLSPTSWGIRKNFTNIRCINNSKIHHAILLILLLFLIGTNIAAAQWLLIPMDIGAQTNHLKAYGLTYWALEVPREYRCYWWLNYRGGAFVLPDSPDVQMRAALMGVSFERMDNAAYRSIKESVLQGSNMDEILLEKAPKIAVYAPSEASPYRDPWDDAVKIALDYAQIPYDVIWDKEVQSGVLETDDYDWLHLHHEDFTGQHGKFHASFSTQVWYQQRMLMFEQAATEAGFRRVPQHKGQTAQMISDYIVNGGFIFAMCSAPETLDIALATRGGAIDIVAPELDGTPIETDAEAHLDFQRTLAFENFKLYTNPYRYEFSDIDNPKPDRDAQSGVEDFKLFEFAAKHDPIPTMLTQNHVSVVPGYLGQTTSFNMDRIRGSVTILGEVEGTNYAKYIHGKLGKGTWTFLGGHDPEDYRHLVGEGKIPTNLDLHKHSPGYRLILNNILFPAARKKPQKT